In Gadus macrocephalus chromosome 11, ASM3116895v1, a single genomic region encodes these proteins:
- the LOC132468024 gene encoding E3 ubiquitin-protein ligase TRIM39-like: protein MASANISWSEENFSCPICLDVFSSPVSTPCGHNFCRTCINKFWDEQVQCKCPICNQIFDTRPDPQVNIFVSEMADLFRTTVRVKELPCFEPGEVPCDVCTGTQLKAVKSCLMCFTSYCQTHLEPHQRVASLKKHRLVEPMDRLEDRMCKKHDRLLELFCQTEQVCVCQFCTEGDHKSHPVVPLKEEYEVKTALLGKIEAEVQQMIQERKLKIKEIKDTVEYSKKDADGVIADGGQVFTALMRRVEKCRDDFNQTVKERLKTTEKQAEDLIKELEQEIEDLTNRSSEVKPLSHTKDHLHFLQTFRSLKDPPPTRDWTTVEVRPPSYAGTLMRSLDQLEETLNMEMKKLSDDAELRRVQQYEVDVTLDPDTANPRLLLSEDGKQVHDGGVWKSLPDNPKRFTWFTCTVLTRQSFSSGRFYFEVQVKDKTAWGLGVARESINRRGWTGLTPETGLWALLYTKDGLVFRDYPDVRLPLRADLQKVGVFVDYDEGLVSFYDVEARVHIYSATGCNFTEPLYPSLSPWFHERGTNSAPLIISPVNQTD, encoded by the coding sequence ATGGCCTCTGCTAACATttcctggtctgaagagaacttttcctgtcccatctgtctggatgtgttcagcagcCCAGTTTCCACAccgtgtggacacaacttctgcagaacctgcaTTAATAAattctgggatgaacaagtccaGTGCAAATGTCCTATTTGTAACCAGATTTTCGACACTAGACCTGATCCACAGGTCAATATCTTTGTATCAGAGATGGCTGATCTGTTTAGAACGACCGTACGAGTAAAGGAGCTGCCTTGTTTTGAACcaggagaagttccctgtgacgtctgcactgggacccagctgaaggctgtgaagtcctgcctaatGTGTTTTAcatcttactgccaaacccacctggagccacatcagagagtcgcaagcctgaagaaacatcggctggtcgagcctatggaccgtctggaagacaggatgtgtaagaaacacgaccgacttctggagctcttctgccagactgaacaggtgtgtgtgtgtcagttctgcacagagggtgaccacaagtcccatcctgttgtacctctaaaggaggaatatgaagtgaagacggccctgctggggaagatagaggctgaagttcagcagatgatccaggagagaaaactaaagattaaggagatcaaaGACACGGTTGAATATAGCAAGAAAGACGCAGACGGAGTGATAGCCGATGGTGGGCAGGTCTTCACTGCTTTGATGCGTCGCGTTGAAAAGTGCAGAGATGATttcaaccaaacagttaaagagagactgaaaaccacagagaaacaagctgaagacctcatcaaagagctggagcaggaaatagaagatctgaccaatagaagctcagaggtgaagccactctcacacactaaagaccacctccacttcctccagaccttcagatccctgaaggatcctccacccaccagggactggaccacggtggaggtccgtcctccgtcatacgcaGGGACGTTGatgagatccctggatcagctggaggagacactgaacatggagatgaagaagctgagtgatgatgctgaactgaggagggtccagcagtatgaagtggatgtgactctggatcctgatacagctaaTCCCAGGCTcctcctgtctgaggatgggaaacaagtacatgatggaggtgtgTGGAAGAGTCTCCCAGACAACCCCAAGAGATTTACTTGGTTTACATGTACtgttctcacgaggcagagcttctcctcagggagattttactttgaggtccaggttaaagacaagactgcaTGGGggttaggagtggccagagagtccatcaacAGAAGAGGTTGGACAGGGTTAACCCCTGAGACGGGTCTGTGGGCTCTGCTCTACACCAAGGATGGGTTGGTATTTAGAGATTACCCtgatgtccgtctccctctgagagctgatctccagaaggtgggggtgtttgttgattatgatgagggtctggtctccttctatgatgtggaagccagggttcatatctactctgctactggctgcaacttcactgagcctctctatccatccctctctccatggTTTCATGAAAGAGGTacaaactctgcccccctgatcatctcacctgtcaatcaaacagactag
- the akr1a1a gene encoding aldo-keto reductase family 1 member A1-A — translation MDMERTVTLSAGQRMPVVGLGTWKSAAGQVEQAVLSALDCGYRHVDCAAAYGNEQEVGGALAQRVGPGKELRREEVFVTSKLWNTKHHPEDVEAACRSSLAQLGLSYLDLYLIHWPMAFQRGEELMPRRADGSVCYSDTHYLETWRAMEALVDQGLVRAIGLSNFSARQMDDVIAAARHRPAVNQVECHPYLSQASLLSHCRSVGVCMTAYSPLGSGDRPWASADEPRLLDDPKLGAIAEKYQKSAAQVVLRWQVQRGVVCVPKSVTPSRIQQNLQVCDFSLSEEDMRQVEALDRGERYIVPAVERNGQRVWRDAEHPHFPFHDTF, via the exons ATGGACATGGAGCGTACCGTCACACTCTCCGCGGGACAGAGGATGCCGGTGGTGGGACTGGGGACCTGGAAGAGTGCCGCAGGACAG gtgGAGCAGGCGGTGTTGTCTGCGTTGGACTGCGGCTACAGACATGTTGACTGTGCCGCTGCCTACGGCAACGAGCAGGAAGTGGGAGGAGCCCTGGCTCAGAGGGTCGGCCCCGGGAAG GAGCTGCGTCGTGAGGAGGTGTTTGTGACGTCTAAGCTGTGGAACACCAAGCACCACCCGGAGGACGTGGAGGCGGCCTGCAGGAGCAGCCTGGCCCAGCTCGgcctctcctacctggaccTCTACCTGATCCACTGGCCCATGGCCTTcca GCGGGGGGAGGAGCTGATGCCGCGGCGGGCCGACGGTAGCGTCTGCTACTCTGACACCCACTACCTGGAGACCTGGCGGGCCATGGAGGCGCTGGTGGACCAGGGCCTGGTCCGGGCCATCGGCCTCTCCAACTTCAGCGCCCGGCAGATGGACGACGTCATCGCCGCGGCCCGCCACCGACCGGCCGTCAACCAG GTGGAGTGCCATCCGTATTTATCACAGGCCAGCCTGCTGTCTCACTGCCG GTCTGTGGGGGTCTGCATGACGGCCTACAGCCCCCTAGGCAGCGGCGACCGGCCCTGGGCCTCAGCTGACGAGCCACGCCTGCTGGATGACCCCAAACTGGGGGCTATCGCAGAGAAGTACCAGAAGTCCGCCGCCCAAGTGGTGCTCAG GTGGCAGGTCCAGAGGGGCGTGGTCTGCGTCCCCAAGAGCGTCACCCCGTCCAGAATCCAGCAGAACCTGCAGGTGTGCGACTTCAGTCTGTCGGAGGAGGACATGAGGCAGGTGGAGGCCCTGGACCGCGGCGAGCGCTACATCGTCCCCGCGGTAGAG CGGAACGGCCAGCGAGTGTGGAGGGACGCggagcacccccacttccccttCCACGACACCTTCTGA
- the dnajb5 gene encoding dnaJ homolog subfamily B member 5, whose protein sequence is MGKDYYQTLGIPKASNEEEIKKAYRRMALRFHPDKNTEANAEDKFKEVAEAYEVLSDPKKRAVYDQLGEEGEPGRPRALLGLGGSGFTVCVCVRVWDISRRGVITRSR, encoded by the exons ATGGGGAAGGACTACTACCAGACCCTGGGGATCCCCAAGGCCTCCAACGAGGAGGAGATCAAGAAGGCGTACCGCCGCATGGCGCTGCGCTTCCACCCCGACAAGAACACGGAGGCCAACGCCGAGGACAAGTTCAAGGAGGTGGCCGAGGCGTACGAGGTCCTGAGCGACCCCAAGAAGAGGGCGGTCTACGACCAGCTGGGGGAGGAAGGTGAGCCCGGAAGACCCCGTGCCCTGTTGGGTCTGGGAGGGTCggggtttactgtgtgtgtgtgcgtgcgtgtgtg GGACATCAGCAGG AGGGGGGTAATCACCCGGTCACGGTGA